DNA from Daucus carota subsp. sativus chromosome 1, DH1 v3.0, whole genome shotgun sequence:
TCACAGACAGACTGGGAAAATGGATAAGTTGGTCATATCAGAGTGATGGACTAAATGATTTTTTCAACCCATTAATCTGTCTGGACACAGTTAACTGGAGCAGCTTGAATGATACAATGACTATACTCTATAAAGGAAACAAGAGGGAAGTACAGTTTGTAGAAGTTAAGGATGAGGGTTATTTGCAAGGCAAGGTAATGCCCATGGAGTTTTCACAAGATGAAGGCAATAGAGAAAAGAAAACGGCTGTGGGGCTAGGCAAACAAGAGGAAGATCGTGTTGAAAGACCAGAAAAGGAAGAGGGGGATTTCTCGCAGGTGGATCAGAATATCAGTAGCGATATTGGAGATAACTCTCAAAAAGACAAAAAGATGGAGAAAGCCCTCGTTGAATTCAAAGGGAGAGAGATTCAGACACAGCTTTTGTGCGATGATTACAGGCAGACGCAGACAAGCACTGAGAAAGAGACAACTGAGAGGGAATTGTTGAGCGAGTCTAACAAGTCAACTATTTGTGCTGGTAAAAGTAACGACGATTTGGACAATTCTCAATCAACTTTGTGTGAGGGTATGTCAAAGAAATTGAGAGTAAAGAGTAACAGGGGCAGACCCAGAAAGAAGATGTTGCAGCAAAGGAATCCTTTTGATATAGGGAAAAAGCTGGGGCGCAAAAGAGGAGCAAAGGCAACAACTCGAAATAGGCAAAATGCAAATAGAAAGGCAGTCAACAATGGAAGTTTACAAATTGTTCCAAAAAATATGATAGGCAGTACAGTTCAAGAGGCACTGGAAATCTTGGCTTCTGCAGAAAATATGGGGTTGACTATAAGTGGGGACAGGTCAAGGGTAGTAAGAGAGTTAGTGATCAAGTTGAACAGGAAAGAACTGTAAGCAGATTGCAGAGGAACATGTAGGTAAAGACTAACATGTTTAGCTCAACTAGAATAATGTCTTGGAATATCAGAGGGGTGAACAATAATATTGCAAAAAGAAATTGTAGAGATCTAGTGGGTAAGAGCAGAGCTAATATAGTGTGCTTACAAGAAACTAAGAGTGAAGATTGGATAGCCAGCCCTGGGAAGTCTTTTCTGAATGAAGGAAAATTTTCAATGCACTATCAGCCCTCAAAAGGTAATTCAGGTGGCTTGGCAGTTTTCTGGGAGAATAACTTATTCAAGTGTGTAGCTTTAGCGCAAGCTCGACAGTGGCTGTGGATCACACTCGAGGCTGGTGAAGACGGTTGTAGGCTACACATCATCAATATCTACAGTGCACTACAGATAGAGGATAAGAGACAACTATGGTGTGATATTGGAGAAATATTGAACTGTATTGTTGAAGAGCCAGTTTGTTTCGTAGGTGATTTCAACTGCATCAGATCTAATAAGGAAAGGGTAAATTGTGTTTATGCTAGAAAAGACATGGAAGAATTTAATGCTATGATAGGAGATAATAATCTTTTTGACATTGGCATGTCTAATGCGAGGTACACATGGTTTGGTTTTGATAAGAAAAAGAGCAGGCTTGATAGAGCTTTGGTAGATGTTGTTTGGCTAAAAGATGATGCATGGCAAGTACAGGCCCTAAGCAAAAAGCATTCGGATCACAAGGCGCTGCTAATATACTGTGGAAGTGCTCTGAAAGGACCATCGccttttaaaatattcaattgcTATCTAACTGAGGAACTATCTGAAACAGTGAAGGAAAATCTTTTGCACAAAAATGAATGGAGGAAGGCCAATGCGCACCAGATTTTGAAACATGTTAAAAATCTTGTCAAGGAGATGTATAATGATGGCAATAGCAAACTAGACAAAGAGATACAATCGCTGGAGCGCAGGATGGAAGCGTTGGAGGAGGTTTCTTGGGGTGAAGATGAGCATCTGGAAGTGCGAAATAAGTTATTAGCGCTATACAGAACAAGGGACTCTATGCTTTCACAAAAAGCAAGAGTTAGTTGGATTGCACTCGGTGATTCAAACACAAAGTTCTTTCATCAAATGATTCAGAAAAGGAGAAATGCCAACGCGATTCAAAGATTATTTTTCAAGGAAGAATGGATCTCAGACCCGGTGCTGATTAAGGAAGCATTTTTCTCTTATTACTCAAAATTCTTTCAGAACAACCACACAACTCTGTTTTCTCTGGGAACTGTAAAATTACCAAAGTTAACCATGGATGACAAACAGAATCTTATTAAGGATTTCACATGTTTGGAGATTGAAGGTGCTTTGAGAGCCTTGGCAGAGGATAAGGCCCCTGGACCCGATGGCTTTAATGTGAaaagtttgaaatttttatgGCCGTTCATCAAGCCAAGAATAGAATCCCTAATATCAGAGTTTGGGGAAGAGGCTATCTTGCCGAGAGGGCTCAACTCCTCTTTCATAGCACTAATTCCTAAAATTTCCAATCCAACCACAGTCAAAGATTTCCATCCTATCAGTCTCATTAATTCCAGcatgaaaattttaatgaaagtATTGGCTACTAGATTAGCTCGGTGCATGGATAAGCTAGTAAGTGATGTACAATCAGGCTTTATCAAGGGTCGACAGGCTTCAGAAGGAATACTTATAGTTAAGGAGGTGGCGCATACAATTCAAAGGGGAAAGGGTGAAGGTCTCATCCTCAAGCTTGATTTTGAGAAGGCCTTTGACTCTGTAAATTGGGACTTCTTGTACAGTGTAATGCTGGAAATGAATTTTGATAGCAAGTGGGTTTCCTGGATAAGAGCTCTGTTGGAGTCGTCAAGAATTTCTATTTTAGTCAATGGTTCTCCAACAAAGGAATTCACCCCAGCAAGGGGTCTCAGACAAGGAGACCCTATCTCACCTTTATTATACAACCTTGTCGGAGAAATTTTAAACTCCATGCTAACCAAAGCAGCTTCAGAAGGGTTGTTCAAGGGTATCACTCTCGTAGAAGGAACTGCAGACATCACACACCTACAATTCGCGGACGACACGGTTGTTTTCTTAGATGGAACGTTGGAGTCGGCAAGGGGGATCAAAAGAGTATTACAGTGTTTCCAAATCATCTCTGGCCTTAAGATCAACTACAACAAGAGTGAACTATATGCTTCTAGCTCAGCTGGCGAGAGCTTAAGGAATTGTGCTGAAATATTGGGATGCAAAGTAGGTGCTTGGCCGATGAAATACCTGGGCCTTCCTATAGGTTGTTCTGCTAGGAAAGAAATTTTCTGGGAGCCTGTACTAATGAAGATGAGAAGTAAACTTTCTAAATGGAAAGCCGAATCCCTCAACCAAGCCGGAAGGCTCACCCTTATCAAATCAGTGCTAGACAGTCTCCCAATCTATTGGATGAACTTACATTTCATTCCAGCTGTAGTTCTGAAGAGAATGGAAAAAATAAGGAGAGACTTCCTTTGGGGGCACGTAGGCACTCGATTTCTTAAGGAAAGGAAGCTACACTTAATTTCGTGGGGAAAAGTGTGCAAACCACTGGGACAAGGAGGTCTGGGATTAATCCCATCAGAGTGAAGAACGTGGCGATGCTAAGTAAGTGGAATTTTAGATGGAACAGTGAAAGACAAAAATCCTGGAATGTTTGGATGAGAGGGAAATATGGTATTTCTGCTCACGAGAGTATGACTTCGACTCAGCACCTGAATAAATTGTCTGAAAGTATGAAAGCAATCAAGAAGGCATCAGAGTTTCCTGGTCTAAGAGAAAAATTATCTCAAGATAATTTTGCATGGAAATTGAAAAATGGTAAAACAATTTTATTCTGGGAAGATCGTTGGTCTGgaaaatcatcaataaaagACACACATCCTAAGCTGTATAAGCTGTCTACGCTTAAAGAGATTTCAGTCTCAGAAGTGTTTGAATGCTGGAAGGGGAATGACATTAGTACAAGCTGCCAGTTCTGGTCAAGGCCACTTAGACCGTGGGAAATGGAGGAAGCCTCAAAAATAGGCGACCTTGTCCGAACAATAACCCTAGCAAAAGACAAAGATGAAATGATCTGGGCATATACTAAGAAAGGCTTATCACTTAAGGCTGCCACAGATCTCTTGACATGCAACAGTAGTCCGATCAGTTGGGAATTCGTTTGGAAGTTAAAGGTGCCTAACAAGGTAAAGATCTTTCTCTGGAAAGCTCATTTGGGAATCCTTCCTACTAGAAACTTCTTAGCACTCAGGAATATTAAACTCAGCGACTCAACGACTTGTCCTGTTTGTAAGCTAGAAGGGGAAACAACAGGTCACTTATTGATAGAGTGCAAAATGGCCAAAGCAGTTTGGACTCAGATGTTCAGTTGGTGGCAAATCAACCCAGTTCCTCCGCATGAAATGTCACTAATGAGCATCTGGCAACAGTCTAAGCAGTTCTCAACTAGGAAAGCCAGAATCACTTGGAAAGTATGTGTGAGTGCAGCTTTGTGGTGCATATGGTTGGTGAGAAATCAGGTGGTTTTTCGTAATATGGAAGTCAAAATGCAATCAGCCATAAGCTACTTCAAACAACTAGCCAAGGAGTGGTGCTTGGCAAACAACTTGATTCTTCAAAACGCTGCAACATGGTGGAGTGTCAATCCAATGGGAGTCTTAACAAGTTCTGAGCGAGCTCAGCTAAGCAATATAATGCAGGTCGAGGAAGATTTAATCGGATTTACAGATGGCTCATGCAAAACACGTGGCGAATTTAAATTCGCTGGAATAGGAGGGAACATCCTCAACAAAAAAGGAAATGTAATCTTTTCATTCTCAGGACCCTCTAGCGCTACAACCTCGTTCGAAGCAGAGAGTCAAGCATTGGAGTTTCTGGTAAAATCGTTTTCAAACTCAGACTATAAGGCAAGCAATATGGTAATCTACTCGGATTGCTTAAAATTAGTGCACAAGGTGTTGGAAGTTACAACTGCGCACTGTACAGATGAAAAGCAGGACTTACGGGAAATTTTTAAAGGACTAAAAATCAGATGCGCTTTTATTCCTAGTGAGCTAAACAGCGAAGCTGATTTTTTAGCCAAAAAAGGTGCCAAGAGTAAACATCTCACAAGTTGTTGGATCACAAATTGCAGTGGCCCATTCTCCCAACCCAAGCCTTGAGTAGTGGAATTCGAAGAGTCAGTTCTAGTAACTTCGCACTAACCTAGTTATAGCCTATAAATAAACTGTTCACCCCTTAAGCCTTTAGTCAATAACAGTTAAGACAAACTGCTAAAACAAACATGACCCAAGTGGAGAATGTCGAAGCTCTTCCAAGGTGGAGTATGCCCAGAAGAGGAATGGTGAAGATAAACGTTCATGGCTGTTTTTTTGTGGAGGCTTTGCCCAACGGAAATGTAACCGGAATAGGAGTGGTCATAAGGAACAGCCGGGGCCGTATCCTGCGCATGCTTTCTGGGTCCCTACGGATTCAGAACAGGAGGGTTAATGAGTACTACGCCATGCTTGAAGGATGTAAACGAGCTTATGCGGAGAACTGGGAGCATTACATCTTGAAGTCGGATCACTTCCAATCTTACTGGGAATGGAGGCACTCTGCTGTCGAGGGGGTTCATCCAGATCACCAGTATGTTGTGCAGCAACTTAACCAACGCAGAGCAGATCACAACTTTGAGATGGAAGTCGACATCTGTGATAGAAATGCTAATGAACTAGCAGCATTCCTGGCTGACCACGGTGCGAGAAACTATCAGGTGATGG
Protein-coding regions in this window:
- the LOC108217518 gene encoding uncharacterized protein LOC108217518: MLSKWNFRWNSERQKSWNVWMRGKYGISAHESMTSTQHLNKLSESMKAIKKASEFPGLREKLSQDNFAWKLKNGKTILFWEDRWSGKSSIKDTHPKLYKLSTLKEISVSEVFECWKGNDISTSCQFWSRPLRPWEMEEASKIGDLVRTITLAKDKDEMIWAYTKKGLSLKAATDLLTCNSSPISWEFVWKLKVPNKVKIFLWKAHLGILPTRNFLALRNIKLSDSTTCPVCKLEGETTGHLLIECKMAKAVWTQMFSWWQINPVPPHEMSLMSIWQQSKQFSTRKARITWKVCVSAALWCIWLVRNQVVFRNMEVKMQSAISYFKQLAKEWCLANNLILQNAATWWSVNPMGVLTSSERAQLSNIMQVEEDLIGFTDGSCKTRGEFKFAGIGGNILNKKGNVIFSFSGPSSATTSFEAESQALEFLVKSFSNSDYKASNMVIYSDCLKLVHKVLEVTTAHCTDEKQDLREIFKGLKIRCAFIPSELNSEADFLAKKGAKSKHLTSCWITNCSGPFSQPKP